In a genomic window of Neoarius graeffei isolate fNeoGra1 chromosome 13, fNeoGra1.pri, whole genome shotgun sequence:
- the LOC132896657 gene encoding zinc finger and SCAN domain-containing protein 31-like encodes MEPSQLTNIPYLWILREVQLEQKQLLEALMQAQAETQQMFQTIIQRVGFEARKKAVLQWSEQHRQRFRSLILSDVGNPFAFAQQLQDNCQKWLLAEDQDARRIVERVVMEQFVAQLPEVTAKWVQHQQPATLNEAIQLAENHLGYLSLPFNIYLSEAILKACWVKRSEQHRQRFRSLTLSDVGHLLVLAQQLQDNCEKWLLAEDHDAGRIVERVVMEQFINQLPEQTAHWVQHHQPATINEAIQLAVNHLPSFAVSAP; translated from the exons ATGGAGCCCTCACAGCTCACCAACATACCATACCTTTGGATTCTTCGTGAAGTTCAACTAGAGCAAAAGCAGCTTCTGGAGGCCCTGATGCAAGCACAGGCAGAAACCCAACAGATGTTCCAGACCATCATACAGAGAGTGGGATTTGAAGCTCGCAAGAAAGCTGTCTTGCAGTGGTCAGAGCAACATCGTCAGCGGTTTCGCTCCTTGATCCTCAGTGATGTCGGCAACCCATTTGCATTTGCACAACAGCTCCAAGACAATTGTCAGAAGTGGTTGCTGGCTGAGGATCAAGATGCCCGAAGGATTGTAGAGCGGGTGGTAATGGAGCAGTTTGTCGCCCAACTTCCAGAAGTAACAGCCAAGTGGGTCCAGCACCAACAACCAGCAACACTAAATGAGGCTATCCAATTGGCAGAGAATCACCTGGgatatctctctctccccttcaacATCTATCTGAGTGAAGCAATTCTTAAGGCATGCTGGGTGAAG CGGTCAGAGCAACATCGCCAGAGGTTCCGCTCCTTGACCCTCAGTGACGTCGGCCACCTACTTGTGCTCGCACAACAGCTCCAAGACAACTGTGAGAAGTGGTTGCTGGCTGAGGATCATGACGCTGGAAGGATTGTGGAACGGGTGGTAATGGAGCAGTTTATTAACCAGCTTCCAGAACAGACAGCCCACTGGGTTCAGCACCACCAACCGGCAACAATAAATGAGGCTATCCAATTGGCGGTGAACCACCTGCCGTCTTTTGCTGTTTCTGCCCCTTAA
- the LOC132896655 gene encoding zinc finger and SCAN domain-containing protein 31-like, translated as MEPSQLTNIQYLWILREVQLEQKQLLEALMQAQAETQQMFQTIIQRVGSEARKKAVLQWSEQHRQRFRSLILSDVGNPFAFAQQLHDHCQKWLLAEDQDARRIVERVVMEQFVAQLPEVTAKWVQHQQPATLNEAIQLAENHLGSLSLPFNIYLSEAMLKACWVKRSEQHRQRFRSLTLSDVGHLFVLAQELQHNCEKWLLAEDHDAGRIVERVVMEQFINQLPEQTAHWVQHHQPATINEAIQLAVNHLATFAISAP; from the exons ATGGAGCCCTCACAGCTCACCAACATACAATACCTTTGGATTCTTCGTGAAGTTCAACTAGAGCAAAAGCAGCTTCTGGAGGCCCTGATGCAAGCACAGGCAGAAACCCAACAGATGTTCCAGACCATCATACAGAGAGTGGGATCTGAAGCTCGCAAGAAAGCCGTCTTGCAGTGGTCAGAGCAACATCGTCAGCGGTTTCGCTCCTTGATCCTCAGTGATGTCGGCAATCCATTTGCATTTGCACAACAGCTCCATGACCACTGTCAGAAGTGGTTGCTGGCTGAGGATCAAGATGCCAGAAGGATTGTAGAGCGGGTGGTAATGGAGCAGTTTGTTGCCCAACTTCCAGAAGTAACAGCCAAGTGGGTCCAGCACCAACAACCAGCAACACTAAACGAGGCCATCCAATTGGCAGAGAATCACctgggatctctctctctccccttcaacATCTATCTGAGTGAAGCAATGCTAAAGGCATGCTGGGTGAAG CGGTCAGAGCAACATCGCCAGAGGTTCCGCTCCTTGACCCTCAGTGACGTCGGCCACCTATTTGTGCTTGCACAAGAGCTCCAACACAACTGTGAGAAGTGGTTGCTGGCTGAGGACCATGACGCTGGAAGGATTGTGGAACGGGTGGTAATGGAGCAGTTTATTAACCAGCTTCCAGAACAAACAGCCCACTGGGTTCAGCACCACCAACCGGCAACAATAAATGAGGCTATCCAATTGGCGGTGAACCATCTGGCGACTTTTGCTATCTCTGCCCCTTAA